TTGACCATCGGGCTTATCGCGACCTCCCTATTGCTGCTGGTGGCCTTTGTTGCCATCGAACGGAATGCTCGGCAACCGATCATGCCGTTGCGTCTCTTCGCCAGTCGCGAACGCGTCGGGGCCTATTCTGCGCGAATGCTCTTCCTCGGCGGAATGATCGGCTTCTTTTTCTTCACGACGCAGTTCCTGCAGAGTGTTCTTGGATACAGCGCTGCCGCCACCGGATTGGCTTTCCTGCCCGCGACACTCGTGAACTTTGCATCGGCAATGGCCGTGCCGCAGCTGACGAAGCGGTTCGGCAACGCCCGCCTGCTTGCCACGGGTTTTGTCCTGACCCTTGTCGGCATGACTTGGCTCAGCCGTGTCTCCGCCGATGCGGACTATCTGAGTGACATCGCCTTGCCGATGATCCTGATCGGCTGGGGCCAGGGTTTCGTCCTCAGCCCCCTGACAGCCTCGGGCATCTCAGGCGTCTCCGGTGCCGATGCCGGCGCCGCCTCAGGTGTGGTCAACGTCGCCCACCAGCTCGGCAATTCCCTTGGTCTTGCGATCCTGGTCGCCGTCACGGCTTTCGGCACGAGCGGCCTGGAAGGCATCCAACTTCTCGCCCATCGCGTGACGATGGCGTTGACCGGCTCGGCCGCGATGATGGCGCTCGCGCTTGTTCTCGTCCTTGCCCTGATCGTCCGGCGGCGCCACCCCGCCTCAGCCATCGTCCCGGTCGCCGAAGAGTCGGTCGACGTCGCCTGACGCGCAATCCGCCAATCCGTTCCAACTCAAGGAGATTTCCATGCAAGACAATACTCTGGAACAACGCATCCAGACCCTCGAAGACAAGGTCGCCCTCAAAGCACTCGTCGACACTTTCGCCAATCTCGCCGACCAGAAGGATTTGGCCACTCAATCGCTGCTGTTTGCCGAAGACGCGGTTGTCGACACCTACTTCGAAGGACAGCTTTTTGCGTCGCTTAGAGGCCGCAAGGAGATTCAGGAGACCTTTACCGGCTTCATGGCCAATTTCGAGACGGCCTACCATATCAATGGTCAGCATACCGCGGAAATTGACGGAGACCGCGCAACAGCAGTGCACTATTGCCTGGTTGTCCTCGTCAATACGGTCGATGGCAAAAAGATGAGGAATACCAACGGTGTTTATTACAATGACGAATATGTGCGCCAGGGCGGTCGGTGGCTGATCTCGAAGCGCACGTCGCATTTCACATGGCGTGACACGATGGAGATGGCGGCCGGTTGACCGAGGCCTGAGACGCCGCTCGAGTCCCGCCGAAGACTCACACAATCGAAAAGGGGCGCCCGAACGGCCGCCCCTTCATCCATTGGCAATGAACGCTCAGAGCTGCTCCAACATCGCGGCAGCGCCCGAGACGGTGGCCTGGCCGGGGCTTTCCTCGACGTTGAGAGCTTTCACCACCCCGTCTTCCACCAGCATCGAATAACGCTTGGAGCGGAGGCCGAGGCCGCCGGCGGAGAGGTCGGCGTCGAGGCCGACGGCCTTGGTGAAGCCGGCATCCCAATCGGCGAGGAAGTGGATCTTGCCCATGCCGCCTGACGATTGCGCCCAGGCGCCCATCACGTGCCAGTCGTTGACGGCGACGACGGCGATGTCGTCGACGCCCTTGCCAAGGATGGTGTCGCGGTTTTCGAGATAACCCGGCAGGTGGTTCAGCGAGCAGGTGGGCGTAAACGCGCCCGGCACGGCAAAGAGCACGACGCGCTTGCCGGCGAAGAGCTGATCGGTGGTGATTTCGACCGGGCCGTCAGCTGTCTTTTCCTTGAAAGTGGCGGCAGGAAGCTTGTCGCCGATCGCGATGGTCATGGTCTTCTCCTTGAGTTCTGGATTGGGGGTTCTGGCTTTGGGGATTCCGGCTTGGCGGTGGCGGGCGCCGTAGGGGATCTGCGGCGACTATAGGAGCCCATCATTGAAAGGCAAGGCCGGTCATTGAAAGGCAAGACCGGTCATTCGAAGGCAAGCGTCGTCTCCATCGCCCGTTCACCGTCGATGACGAGCACGCTCCATTGCTTGCCTACTATGTCGTAATCCTTCGGCAGCTTGCCGATTGATATATCGACCTTGAAGGTGGCGCCGTCGCGTTTGCCGCCGATCTGCTTGGTGAAGGCATAACCGCTCGGGCCGGTGACGATGATATCCGGCGCGCCCTTCCCCTCACCCGGCCCCCCGGCCGGCAGAGCGAGCGTCAGCGACAGCGTCTTCCTGTCGGGCGACATCGCATGCGCCGTCACGCCGAAATCCACCGATGGCGGCTTCGGCAGGCTCGCATCGGCGGCCTGAAGGATCGCCTCCTCCTGCGGGTGCGACTGGATGGCGGGGCCAAGCTTCAGCTGCAAATTCGCCTGGAAGGGAATGCAGATATCCTTGCAGATGCCGATGAAGGCGGCAGCATCGATCGTAACCGGGCCTTTGCCGGCCACCGTCAGCGACAGCGGCAGCGTCACCGGCGCGTCATAGGCAATATCCTCGATCGCGCCGTTGAAAAAATGCTTCGGAACGGGATAGGCGATGGCATCGAGCGTGACGCCGCTTGCCGCCGCGATGGTGATTTGCGGCGGAATGCCGCTGTTGCCGGGCTCTTTCCAATAGGTGATCCAGCCGGGCTTCGGCTCGATCTGAAGGGCAGCGCGGATTTTGCCGCGGGCATCGGGCGCGAGCGCCACGAGGCGCATGCGGCCGCCTTCGTTGTCCGCCCAGGCGCTCATTTCCGCATGGGCGGAATAAAACGGCACAAGGGCTGCGACCACCGACACAACCGCGATTAAAAGCCTGCGCGGGCCTGAGGAAATAATCATCATGGAACAAAGGTTTACCGAATGTGCTGTTTGGCCGCCAGAAGTCGCGGCGATTTAAATCTTCATTTTCAGTTGATTGATGTGTGACATTGGCCCATGTTTCTTTTGTCGAGGCCTTGGTGCGGTCTAGCAGCAGGAGGAACGATGTCCTTATTGACGCTGAAGAACAGACGGGAACGTGGCTTCTTCGATGGCCAATTCCTCATCGCCATGCCGGGCATGGAAGACCGCAATTTTGCGCGCACAGTGATCTACATTTGCGCGCATTCGGATGCCGGCGCCATGGGCTTCGTCATCAACCGTCCGCAGAGCCTCACCTTCACCGATGTGCTGCTGCATCTCGACATGATCAAGCAGGAAGATTCGATCGTGCTGCCGAAGCGGGCGCGCGAATTCCCGATCCAGACCGGCGGGCCGGTGGAAAGCGGCCGCGGCTTCGTGCTGCATTCGGACGATTATTCCAGCGACTCCAGCATTCCCGTCAGCGACGATATCTGCCTGACGGCGACGCTCGATATCGTGCGCGCCATCTCCAAGGGCGATGGGCCGACGCGGGCGACGATGCTGCTCGGCTATTCCTCCTGGTCGGCCGGCCAGCTCGAAAGCGAGGTCGTCAACAATGGCTGGCTCACCTGCCCGGCCAATGAGGAATTGATCTTCGACCGCAGCCTCGACGACAAATACGAGCGGGCGCTCGCCGGCATGGGCGTGACCGCTGCCATGCTTTCGGCCGAAGCCGGCCATGCCTGAGGGGCTGGCCTGACAGCAGCTGACCTGACGGCAGCGGGAACGAATAGCTGCGAGTGACGTTTCGTTTCGGCAAGCATGGACAAAAGGCCCATGCTGACCAAGGAGACATCACATAATGGGTAGCACCAGCGACAAGATTTCCGGTAAGGCAAACGAAATTGCCGGCAAGACCAAGCAGTCCGTCGGTAAGGCGACGGACGATCGCGAAATGCAGGCCAAGGGCGCCGTCCAGGAAGCCAAGGGCAAGGGACAGGTCGCAACCGGCAAGGTCAAGGACAAGCTCAAGGGCGCCGTCGACCGGCTCTGAGCAATAGTGCATCCTTCAAGAACCATGCCTGCTGCGCCCCTCGCGCGGCAGGCATTTTTAATCCCCCACCCTCATGCTTTGCAGAGATAGACAAGATGAAGCTTTTTGCCTGCGACAATTGCGATCAGGTCGTCCACTTCGACAACCGTCGATGCGTGCGTTGCAACCATCGCCTCGGCTTCCTGCCAGGCGACCTCGCCATGCATGCGCTGGAGCCGCGCGACGAGACGCTCTGGCAGCTCGTTTCCAATCCCGATCGCGATGTCCGCTTCTGCGCCAATGCCAGCCTCGACATCTGCAACTGGCTGGTGGACGATGATGGCGAGAGCGAATTCTGCGTTGCCTGCCGCCATAACCGGCTGGTTCCGAACACCGATACCCAGGACGGCATCGATCGCTGGCGGCGCATCAGCCAGGCGCAGCGTCATCTGTTTTATTCGCTGCTGCGCTGGAAGCTGCCGCATCCCGATCGGGCGCAAGACCCGCAAGGCGGCCTGGTCTTCGATTTCCTCGAGGATTCGATAGAGAGCAACGGCTTTATCGTGCCGGCCATGACCGGCCACGAGGAAGGCCTGATCACCATCCGCGCCGCGGAGGCCGACGATGCGACGCGCGAACAGGCGCGCAGCTCGATGAACGAACCCTATCGCACGCTGCTCGGCCATTTCCGCCACGAGGCCGGCCATTTCATCTGGAACAAGCTGGTGCGCGACCGCAACGCCGTAGAAGATTTCCGCACGGTCTTCGGCGACGAACGGCAGGATTATACGACAGCCCTCCAGACCCATTATGCCGGCGGCGCCCCCTTGGGATGGCAGGACAATTTCATCAGCGCCTATGCGGCATCACACCCCTGGGAGGATTTCGCCGAATGCTTCGCGCATTACCTCCATATCGTCGACACGCTCGAAACCGCTCGCGCCTTCGGCATCGCCATCGATCCGCGCGGCCATGAAGAAATCGCCGGCGAGGTGGATTTCATCCCCTACAGGGCAAGAAGCGCCGAACAGCTGGTCAGCGCCTGGGTGCCGCTCAGCATCGCGATCAACGCCATCCAGCGCAGCATGGGTCAGCCTGACTCCTATCCCTTCGTGCTCTCCTCGCCTGTTGTGGCAAAACTCGAATATCTGCACCGGCTGATCCAGGGCGCGGCGACGGCACCGCAGCAGCGGGCGGCTTAAGGTACTGAGGCCCGCCACGTCGTTGCCGCTATCCCACTGCGCCGGCGAGTTTGGCTGGAATGACCGCATCGTGATCTGATCAGCGAAGAGCTTGTGTCTTTATTCAACCCAGCCAGCTCCTCACCTGTTCCATCGTCCGGCGTTCCTGGTCCGCTTCCAAGGAGAACGGCGGCTCGATCGTAGCACGCGGCGCCAGGGACCTGATCACTTCAAGGCTGCTTCCAAGGCCGTAACCGCCATGAGTGATGAAGGGCCGGATGATCTTGCCCGAAAGATCATGAGACCGCAGAAATGAGCGGATAACAGGCGGTGCCGTTGTTCCCCAAATCGGGAAGCCCAGGAATATCTCCCGATACTGCTCGAGATTGGCAACCAATTGAGCCAGGGGCGGGAGGAAGCCTTGTTCGGTTTCCCGGCGAGCCTGGGCAACAGTTTCCTCATAGTCTTCCGGATAGGGCTCGGCCGGCTGGATTTCAATCAGCGCGGCCTGGCGTGCCCGGCGGACCTGCAGGGCAATGACCCGTGTATTGCCTGTCCGGGTAAAGTACGCGACCAGCGTGTTCGCGGACGGAGTTTGCTGAGCCTCAGTGCCGGCGGAGGTCATAGCCAGCCCGATGGCCGCAAGGGGCAGCGACGTGAGAAAATGCCGGCGTGCGCTCGATTTCTGCATGCGCTTTTCCTCGCAGCTTGTCGGTCAATTATTCAGCTTCGCGACCCTGGCGATAGTCCTCAGTCGCGACTTTCTCCATCCAGGTCACGCTGTTGCCGTCGAGTGCTTCCGATACCGCAAAATGCACCATCGCTTCATCAGCCGACGCACCGTGCCAGTGTTTTACCATCGGGGGAATCCAGACGACATCACCCGGTTCCATGACCTGGACCGTGCCGCCTTCCTTCTGGACCCAGCCTCGGCCGGAAACGACAAACAGCGTCTGACCGAGCGGGTGCGAATGCCAGGCCGTATGGGCGCCAGGTTCGAAGGCAACCGTGGCACCGCCAATGCGGGCAGCGCCATCACCCTTGTAAGCGGCCGATATCTGGACCTCGCCGGTGAAACGCTCGGCCGGACCGCTTACCGGTTGGCTGCCGCGTTTGACCACCTTGATATCTGCTTCCGCCGGGTTGCTCGAGGCGGACGCTTCACGGCTTGCGAAGACCGTTTTGAGAACCGGCACTGCTGATATGGCGCGAGGCCAGCCGGCATAGAACCCGACATGGGTAACAGCTTCAGCTGCCTCTTCGCGGCTGAGACCATTATCCATGGCGCGGGTGAGATGGAACGTCAGTTGGTCAGACTGCCCCATCGCCACGAGAGCGGCCACCGTAACGAGGCTGCGATCGCGGGCCGACAGATCCGGGCGCTGCCACAGATCACCGAACAATGCCCGGTTTGTCAGGTCGGCAAGGGCCGGCGCGGTAGGTGCCACCTCGGCGTCCACGGACGCGCTGCGGGCGGCTTCCGTTGCGGCATCGAACTGAATGCGTGGGTCACCGCTGTCCGCCACGGGCGCGATCTTCAGCTCGTCAAAGGCCTTCTTGGTCTCCGTCACGGCCGATATCGCATTGGGCCAGCCGGAATAAAATGCAAGATGAGTGACGACCTCACCCACTTCCCTGGGCTCGACACCATTTTCTAGGGCGCGCTTTACGTGGTTGGCAAGGACGTGCCCCTTGCCGGTTGAGATCAGTACCGAAATGGTGACCAGGCTGCGGTCGCGCGGGGTCAGATCCCCGCGCTTCCAAAACTCGCCGAACAAAACGTCATCCGTGAAGTGGCCAAGGCCCGGGGCGACGTCATAGACGGCCGGCGGAGCTACGCGGGGGTTCTGCTGCGCTTCGGCGCCTGCGGCTGCGAATGCCGAGATGGCAAGGCTTGCGGCGATGGTTTTCACGGTGATCTCCTTATTGACTGTCTGCTCCGACATACGATCGGAGGACGGGCCCGATTAGGCATCGGATTCCGAAAGGGGCTATATCCGCCATTCATGAAAGGGGCGGCCTCTAGGACGCCGCTCCGCTGGGCAGTTGGTCAGCGGGCCTTTGTCCCTGGCGGATCTATAGACCGCCGGCTATCGAGGAGAATTTACTCCTGGCCGATTACTCCGACTAGATGCTAGGATCCAAATAGACTTATATTGAGGATTCATGAATGAGGCGCGATGAACTGGGTGACCTGGCAGCCTTCCTGACGGTCGCTGAAGAACGAAGCTTCACACGCGCGGCAGCACTGCTGGGGACATCGCAATCCTCCCTCAGCCATACAGTGCGCCGACTGGAAGATCGCATGGGCCTCCGGCTCCTGACGCGGACGACCCGCACCGTTGTTCCGACCGAGGCCGGGGAGCAGCTGGCCGAAACGCTGCGACCTGCGTTCAATGATATCCGCAGCCGGCTGGATGCACTTGGCGCCATGCGTCATGCGCCGGGAGGCACGATACGCATCACTTCGACCCGGCATGCCGCAGAAACGATCCTCATGCCTGCCGTAAAGGGATTGATGCGGTCTTACCCGGATATCAACATCGAGATCTCTGTCGACAATCGGCTGATTGATCTTGTGAACGAGCGCTTTGACGCCGGGGTCCGGCTTGGGGAGCATATCGAAAAAGATATGATCGCGCTCAAGATCGGACCGGAAATGCGCATGCTGGTCGTTGCCTCGCCGGATTATTTCGCACGGCATCCGAAACCGGCCACTCCGCATGACCTGACGCAGCACCACTGCATCAATCTCAGGCTTGCAACTGTTGGCGGCTTGTACGCCTGGGAGTTCGAAAAAGACGGCAAGCCGCTGAATGTTCGTGTGGAAGGTCAGTTCATCTGCAATGACGTCCAGATGATCGTCGATGCGGCGCTGGGCGGTTTTGGTCTGGCATGCCTGCCAGACGATTACCTGCTGCCGCTGATCCGTGAAGGAAAACTGGTGCCCGTGCTGGAGGACTGGTCACCGCCATTTTCTGGATATCACCTTTACTATCCGAGCAGACGGCTTGCTTCCCCCGCATTCTCGCTTCTGGTGAATGCATTGCGTTATCGCAGTTGATTTCGCCCGGGACGGAAAGGACGCACGGCGCTCAATGTCGCCGAGACGCGCAAAGGCAAATGTGCGGGACTTAAAACGAAACCGCCTTGCCCTTCTTGAAAGGCTCCATGCCCCGGCGGGCGAGTTCGTCGGCGCGTTCGTTTTCCGGGTGGCCGGCATGGCCCTTCACCCAGTGCAGCGTCACCTTGTGGCGGTCACGGGCCGCCTCCAGCGCCTGCCAGAGTTCGGCATTCTTCACCGGCTTCTTGTCGGCGGTTTTCCAGCCGTTTTTCTTCCAGCCGAAAATCCACTTGGAGATGCCGTCCTTGACATAGGCGCTGTCGGTATAGAGATCGACCTCGCAAGGGCTCTTCAAGGCCGATAGCGCCGAGATCGCCGCCAGCAGCTCCATGCGATTGTTGGTCGTATCCGCCTCGCCGCCGCAAAGCTCCTTTTCGACATCGCCATAACGCAGCACGGCGCCCCAGCCACCCGGGCCGGGATTGCCGGAGCATGCGCCGTCGGTGAAGATATCGACGTGTTTCATAGGCTCAATCCGTATTCGGCCGGCGTTTTGATCTGGCGGTGGAACCGCAGCTTGCGGAGATATTCGAGCGGGTCCTTCTTGGTGACCATGGCACCTTCCGGCGTCGTCAGCCAGTCATAGAGCCGGGTCAGGAAGAAGCGCAGCGCGGATCCGCGCGACAGCACCGGCAGGGCTGCGATTTCGGCATCGCTCAGCGGCCGGACGCTCTGGTAACCCTCGAGCATCGCCGTGCCCTTGGTGATGTTGTAGGCGCCGTCCTTCTCGAAGCACCAGGCATTCAGGCAGATCGAGACGTCATAGGCGAGCAGGTCGTTGCAGGCGAAATAGAAGTCGATCAGGCCGGAGAGCTGGTCGCCGAGGAAGAAGACGTTGTCGGGGAAGAGGTCGGCATGGATGACGCCGGCCGGCAGGCCACTCGGCCAGGCGGTGGAGAGGAAGTCAAGTTCGTTGCGGATTTCGGTCTGCAGGCCGGGCTCGACCTCGCCGGCGCGCGCTTCGGATTTTTCCCACAGCCCCCGCCAGCCGTCGATCGACAGGGCATTCGGCCGCTTCAGCTCAAACCCGTCACCGGCCACATGCATCTCGGCCAGCGCCCTGCCGACCTCGCGGCAATGTTTCGCCTCCGGCTTTCTCAGCCACATGCCTTCGAGGAAGGAGATCAGCGCCGCCGGACGGCCGGACAGCGAGCCGAGCAGCGCGCCATCGCGGCGCGGCAGCGGCAGCGGGCAGGACAGACCGCGGGCGGAAAGATGCTGCATCAGGCCGAGGAAGAAAGGCAGGTCGCTCTTTTCCACCCGCTTCTCATAGAGCGTCAGGATCAGCGGATCCTTGGAGGTGTGAAGCAGGAAGTTGGAATTTTCGACGCCTTCGGCAATGCCCTTGTAGGAGAGCAGCGTGCCTGCGTCATATTCCGTCAGGAACCACTTCAGATCGTCTTCGGCGATATCGGTATAGACTGCCAAGTGAGGTCTCGCCCTTCATGCCTTGTTGATATTGGATTTGCCGGAGTGGACGCCAGGCCGAAAGGCCGATCTAGCCGTTGACGAAGGCCATGTCGGCCGCCGTCAGCTCGATATTGCGCAGTTCGCGGTTGACGAGGAAGTTTTCAGTTTCCTGCACCGTTTCGGCCAGCTCGACGCGAGCGTCGAAGCGGGCGCGGAAGGCCTCGATGATCTCGTTGACGATGACCTCGGGGGCCGAGGCGCCGGCGGAAAGGCCGAGCGTCGAAATCGCGCCGATCTCGTCCCAGTCGAGCTCGGCGGCGCGCTGCACGAGGATCGATTTCTTCGCCCCTGCCCTGAGCGCCACTTCGACGAGACGCTTGGAATTGGACGAATTCGGCGCGCCGACGATGATGAAGAGATCGCAGCCGGGGGCTGCCTGCTTCACCACTTCCTGGCGGTTGGTCGTCGCATAACAGATCGAGTCCGCTGCCGGCGCCGTCAGGTTCGGGAAGCGCTCGTGCAGGCGGGTGATGACGCCGGCCGTATCGTCGACCGACAGCGTCGTCTGGGTGACATAGCCGAGATTGTCGGGATCGACGGGGACATAAGCGTCGGCATCCTCGATCGTCTCGATCAGCGAGACCGAACCCTCCGGCAGCTGACCCATCGTGCCGATCACCTCAGGATGGCCGGCATGGCCGATAAGGACGACATGGCGGCCGAGGCGATTGTGGCGCATCGCCTGCTTGTGGACCTTTGAGACCAGCGGGCAGGTGGCGTCGAGATAGAAGAGGTTGCGGCTTGCCGCATCCTCCGGCACGGATTTCGGCACGCCGTGAGCGGAAAAAACCACCGGCTGGGCGCGATGTTCGGCCGGGATCTCGTCCAGTTCCTCGACGAAGACGGCGCCCTTGGCTTCCAGCCCTTCGACGACATAGCGATTATGGACAATCTCGTGGCGCACATAGACCGGCGCGCCATAGGATTTCAGCGCCAGCACGACGATCTGGATGGCGCGGTCGACGCCGGCACAGAAGCCGCGCGGGCCGCAGAGCCGGATCGTCAAAGGAGGTTTCGCCGCAATATTCATGTCTGTTCCACAAATTCCTCATTCCTGTGCTCGTCACAGGAATCCAGCCACGGCGCGTCGGCGCCGTGAATGACTGTCAACATCCTCGTCCCTCTTCCGCGCCCAAGGACTTGGCGCACTGGATTCCTGTGACATCCCTCGGGTTAAACCCGAGGACAGGAATGAGGGAGAACTTGGCAACGTCCAGCTTCAACAGCAACGTCCCGCGTAGGGCTTAGGGACCTCTAGCCCAATATGGTCGAGAATTGAAGTGATACTATTGCTGAGGTGGCTTGGCACCCTTGCGGAACCAGGAGATCGCCACCACGACGAGAAGCACGGCGGCCAGCCCGTACCAGGTGAAAGCATATTGCAGATGGTCGTTCGGCAGATCCACCTGGGTGACGCCGCCGATCGGCAGGCCGGCCGGATTGGGGGTGGAATCGGCATCGACGAAAAAGGGAATGACGCTCGCTTTCTCCAGCCCGACGCTCTCGGCCATGACGTCGAGATCCTTCCAGTAGAAGATGTTCTTGGCGACGTCGTTGTCGGGCACCACCCAGGAGGGCTTGCCGGGAAGCTTTTCGCGCGCCAGGCCGGTGACGGTCTGCTGATCCGTCAGCTGGCCCTGCATGCGCATTTCCGGCTCCTTATTGTCAAAGGGAACGAAGCCGCGATTGACGAAGAGAAAGCGCCCGTCGGCAAGCTCCAGCGGGGTATAGATGTAATAGCCGGTCTGGCCGCGCCAGGTGGCGAAGAAGTGCCGCTCCTTGTTATTGATGTAGCGGCCGGCGGCGGTGACCTTGCGGTATTCGATGTCCCCGCCCGTCGCCGCCATCGCCTCGATGTCGGCCAACGGCACGGGGCTTGCTGCCTGCCGCGCGGCGATATCGGCGATCAGGCCCTCCTTCCAGTGCAGGCGCTCCACCTGCCAGGTGCCGAGCGAAATCAGGATGGCAAGAGCGATCAGCACCAGGATGCCGGTGAAAACCGGCAGCCGGCGGCGCGGCGCGGCATGGTCGATATCAGTCACTCAGGCGTCCTTCGCGGGCATTATGGCGGTATTGCATGGCGATCAGGATGCCCTTGAACCAGCGCAGCGTCAGCAGCGACAGGATAATCGTCAACGGAGCAAAGAGCAGGATATGCACCCAGATCGGCGGCCCATAATTCACCTGCAGCCACAACACCATGCCGATGACGATGAAGCCGACGATGAGGATGACGAAGACGGCGGGGCCGTCACCGGAATCGGCGAAGGAATAATCGAGGCCGCAGGCGGCGCAACGCGGCTTTACGCCGAGCAGGCCGTCGAACAGTTTGCCTTGGCCGCAGCGTGGGCAGCAGCCCTTGATGCCGGTTTTCACCGGATCGACGGGCGGAAAATGGGCGCTGTCCTCGTTCATTCCACTCCTTCTGGCCACTCCTTCTGGCCATTCCTTCCGGCAGCCTTGGTGGTCGCGGCGCGATGCCGCCTTAACTCTCCCATAAAGTATTCGCAGGACGAAGGGAAATGCCTGCGTGATTTCGTCCCGCTGATAGTTCCTCACATCGGAATCGATGTGAGGAACTATCAGCAATTCAAAGTGTTACAGCGTCCTTGCCGCGTCCGAAAAGTCGCGCGGCGCTGTAATGATTCGCGCCAAACAGAAGAAGAAGACTGATGACCAATGATAGCCATTCCGTGCAGATCATTATCCTGAACGGCGCGCCGCGGAGCGGCAAATCAAGCATCGCGCGCGCGGTACAGGAACACTTCGAAGGGCCGTGGATCAACCTCGGCGTCGACAGCTACAATGCCATGACACCGAAACGCTACCTTCCGGGCATCGGATTGCGGCCGGGCGGCGAACGGCCGGACCTGGAGGAACTGGTGCCGTTCTTTTATGCGGCGCTCTACGAATCGATCGCCATCCATGCCAGCCTGGGGCTTAATGTCATCGCCGATCTCGGCCACCATGACAGTTATTCGCAGCCGCTCGGCATCCTCGCCGATTGCGCCCGGCGACTGGAAGACTTTCCCGTGCTGTTCGTCGGCGTGCGCTGTCCGATCGAGACGATCATGCAGCGGCGCGACATTGTCCAAGAAGGGCGCGAGACGCTTTATCTCAGCGCCACGGAGGACGTGCCCATTCCAGAACCGGTGCAGCGCTGGCAGGACGAGGTGCATCGTCCCGGCATCTACGACATGGAGGTCGATACGTCAGTGCTGACACCACTCGAATGCGCCGAGGCGATCCGCCATCAGTTGGATCTCGGCATTCCCGAACCTTCGGCCTTCGAACGGATCGCCGGGGCGCGCTGAGGCGATAAAAGCGGGCACGAGGGCCTTCATCGGCCCAGGAGATTGCCGCACCTGCCCCTCATCCGGCTGCCGCCACCAACCGGGGTCGAGCCACGGGTCTCGACCCGTCCTTCGGACCCCCGAAAACGGGACGAAGGGACATGCCGCGACCTCTCCGTCCCTCTCTCGCGTCTCGTATGGCACGTCCCCTCTCCCCGTTTTTTACGGGGAGAGGGTTAGGGTGAGGGGGCAGCCGTCGGCGCAAGCCGGACATCAGTGGCACGAGGCCAAGCAAACGAGATTTGCCAACAAAAAAGGCGGGCACGAGGCCCGCCTTTTCTCAAATATCGTTCCGGTCAACCGGCTACCGGAGCGCCCCAGCCGCCCCAGACGTAGATGCAGAAGAACAGGAACAGCCAGACGACGTCGACGAAATGCCAGTACCAGGCCGCTGCCTCGAAGCCGAAATGCTGTTTCGGGGTGAAGTCGCCGCGCAGCGCACGGATCAGGCAGACAGCCAGGAAGATCGTGCCGACGAGGACGTGGA
The nucleotide sequence above comes from Rhizobium indicum. Encoded proteins:
- a CDS encoding protein-disulfide reductase DsbD domain-containing protein, with amino-acid sequence MMIISSGPRRLLIAVVSVVAALVPFYSAHAEMSAWADNEGGRMRLVALAPDARGKIRAALQIEPKPGWITYWKEPGNSGIPPQITIAAASGVTLDAIAYPVPKHFFNGAIEDIAYDAPVTLPLSLTVAGKGPVTIDAAAFIGICKDICIPFQANLQLKLGPAIQSHPQEEAILQAADASLPKPPSVDFGVTAHAMSPDRKTLSLTLALPAGGPGEGKGAPDIIVTGPSGYAFTKQIGGKRDGATFKVDISIGKLPKDYDIVGKQWSVLVIDGERAMETTLAFE
- a CDS encoding MFS transporter, coding for MRSPPQASRPSSRAEKPLSHAVNKTAILTIILTSYVMLVLDTSIVLTGLPSIHRELGFSDPELAWVQSAYTLTFGGFLLLGARAGDILGRKRMLTIGLALFTASSLAIGLAETPAWMIGARAVQGFGGAILAPATLALLQTTFAEGTERTRAVSYYSAVAGIAASVGLVLGGILAEWLSWRVGFFINLPIGLGMILAAIRFVPETGRQSGRLDIAGGLTSTIGMVALVYGLIRSATHGWHDSLTIGLIATSLLLLVAFVAIERNARQPIMPLRLFASRERVGAYSARMLFLGGMIGFFFFTTQFLQSVLGYSAAATGLAFLPATLVNFASAMAVPQLTKRFGNARLLATGFVLTLVGMTWLSRVSADADYLSDIALPMILIGWGQGFVLSPLTASGISGVSGADAGAASGVVNVAHQLGNSLGLAILVAVTAFGTSGLEGIQLLAHRVTMALTGSAAMMALALVLVLALIVRRRHPASAIVPVAEESVDVA
- a CDS encoding YqgE/AlgH family protein yields the protein MSLLTLKNRRERGFFDGQFLIAMPGMEDRNFARTVIYICAHSDAGAMGFVINRPQSLTFTDVLLHLDMIKQEDSIVLPKRAREFPIQTGGPVESGRGFVLHSDDYSSDSSIPVSDDICLTATLDIVRAISKGDGPTRATMLLGYSSWSAGQLESEVVNNGWLTCPANEELIFDRSLDDKYERALAGMGVTAAMLSAEAGHA
- a CDS encoding flavodoxin encodes the protein MQKSSARRHFLTSLPLAAIGLAMTSAGTEAQQTPSANTLVAYFTRTGNTRVIALQVRRARQAALIEIQPAEPYPEDYEETVAQARRETEQGFLPPLAQLVANLEQYREIFLGFPIWGTTAPPVIRSFLRSHDLSGKIIRPFITHGGYGLGSSLEVIRSLAPRATIEPPFSLEADQERRTMEQVRSWLG
- a CDS encoding nuclear transport factor 2 family protein, with amino-acid sequence MQDNTLEQRIQTLEDKVALKALVDTFANLADQKDLATQSLLFAEDAVVDTYFEGQLFASLRGRKEIQETFTGFMANFETAYHINGQHTAEIDGDRATAVHYCLVVLVNTVDGKKMRNTNGVYYNDEYVRQGGRWLISKRTSHFTWRDTMEMAAG
- a CDS encoding zinc-binding metallopeptidase family protein; translation: MKLFACDNCDQVVHFDNRRCVRCNHRLGFLPGDLAMHALEPRDETLWQLVSNPDRDVRFCANASLDICNWLVDDDGESEFCVACRHNRLVPNTDTQDGIDRWRRISQAQRHLFYSLLRWKLPHPDRAQDPQGGLVFDFLEDSIESNGFIVPAMTGHEEGLITIRAAEADDATREQARSSMNEPYRTLLGHFRHEAGHFIWNKLVRDRNAVEDFRTVFGDERQDYTTALQTHYAGGAPLGWQDNFISAYAASHPWEDFAECFAHYLHIVDTLETARAFGIAIDPRGHEEIAGEVDFIPYRARSAEQLVSAWVPLSIAINAIQRSMGQPDSYPFVLSSPVVAKLEYLHRLIQGAATAPQQRAA
- a CDS encoding peroxiredoxin codes for the protein MTIAIGDKLPAATFKEKTADGPVEITTDQLFAGKRVVLFAVPGAFTPTCSLNHLPGYLENRDTILGKGVDDIAVVAVNDWHVMGAWAQSSGGMGKIHFLADWDAGFTKAVGLDADLSAGGLGLRSKRYSMLVEDGVVKALNVEESPGQATVSGAAAMLEQL
- a CDS encoding CsbD family protein translates to MGSTSDKISGKANEIAGKTKQSVGKATDDREMQAKGAVQEAKGKGQVATGKVKDKLKGAVDRL